From Priestia aryabhattai, one genomic window encodes:
- a CDS encoding S-ribosylhomocysteine lyase, which yields MPSVESFELDHNAVKAPYVRHCGVHKVGSDGVVNKFDIRFCQPNKQAMKPDVIHTLEHLLAFNIRTHVEKYNHFDIIDISPMGCQTGYYLVVSGEPTVREIIDLLDDTLKDAINITEIPAANEKQCGQAKLHDLEGAKRLMKFWLEQDKEDFEKVFG from the coding sequence ATGCCATCAGTAGAAAGTTTTGAGCTAGACCATAATGCGGTTAAAGCACCTTACGTAAGACACTGCGGTGTTCACAAAGTGGGAAGCGACGGCGTTGTAAATAAATTTGATATTCGTTTTTGCCAACCAAACAAACAAGCAATGAAGCCGGACGTTATTCATACGTTAGAGCATTTATTAGCTTTTAATATTCGTACTCATGTAGAGAAATACAATCACTTTGATATTATTGATATTTCGCCTATGGGGTGTCAAACAGGGTACTACTTAGTAGTGAGCGGTGAGCCGACTGTACGTGAAATTATTGATTTGTTAGATGATACGTTAAAAGATGCAATTAACATTACTGAAATTCCAGCAGCAAATGAAAAGCAGTGCGGTCAAGCGAAACTTCACGATTTAGAAGGAGCAAAACGCTTGATGAAATTCTGGTTAGAACAGGACAAAGAAGATTTTGAAAAAGTATTTGGCTAA
- the yidD gene encoding membrane protein insertion efficiency factor YidD, which yields MIAKLLLLLIKGYQKGISPFLPARCRFYPTCSQYGVESIKRFGALKGSYLTVKRILKCHPFHPGGIDEVPEKKSH from the coding sequence ATGATTGCAAAGCTTTTGCTTTTACTTATAAAAGGATATCAAAAAGGAATTTCACCTTTTCTTCCGGCAAGATGCCGGTTTTACCCTACCTGCTCACAGTACGGAGTTGAATCCATTAAACGCTTTGGTGCCTTAAAGGGCTCTTATTTGACTGTAAAACGCATTTTAAAATGCCACCCTTTCCATCCGGGTGGCATTGATGAAGTACCTGAGAAAAAATCACACTAA
- a CDS encoding beta-class carbonic anhydrase — translation MSLLQDVLEFNQKFVEEKKYELYETSKFPDKKMVILSCMDTRLVELLPHALNLRNGDVKIVKNAGALVSHPFGSIMRSILIAVYALQADEVCVIGHHDCGAGKLQAEPFLEKVRAKGISDEVINTIEYSGMDLKKWLTGFDSVEETVQHSVDTIRNHPLFSKDIPVHGLVIDPNTGKLDVVVNGYEAIENK, via the coding sequence ATGAGCTTATTACAAGATGTTTTAGAATTCAACCAAAAATTTGTAGAAGAAAAAAAGTATGAACTTTACGAAACAAGCAAATTCCCTGATAAAAAAATGGTTATTTTATCGTGTATGGACACAAGATTAGTAGAATTGCTTCCACATGCTTTAAATTTGCGCAACGGAGACGTAAAGATTGTTAAAAACGCAGGAGCGCTTGTTTCACATCCATTTGGAAGTATTATGCGAAGCATTTTAATAGCTGTATACGCGCTTCAAGCAGATGAGGTATGTGTAATTGGTCACCATGACTGCGGAGCAGGTAAACTTCAGGCGGAACCTTTTTTAGAGAAAGTAAGAGCAAAAGGCATCTCAGACGAAGTGATTAATACCATTGAATACTCTGGTATGGACTTAAAAAAATGGTTAACGGGTTTTGATTCAGTAGAAGAGACTGTTCAGCATAGTGTAGATACAATTCGTAATCACCCTCTGTTTTCAAAAGATATTCCTGTACATGGACTAGTTATTGATCCAAATACGGGAAAGCTAGATGTTGTTGTAAATGGATATGAAGCGATCGAAAACAAATAA
- a CDS encoding GTP-binding protein, which yields MKKIPVTVLSGYLGSGKTTLLNHILKNKEGLKVAVIVNDMSEVNIDADLVKQGGFSRTEEKLVEMQNGCICCTLRDDLMKEVERLADNGDIDYIVIESSGISEPIPVAQTFTYIDEELGIDLTQKCSLDTMVTVVDANRFWEDFSSGESLLDRKEGTDENDTREVVDLLIDQIEFANVILLNKVDLLTKDDANELQAVLHKLNPEATIIQTINSEVSLEAILHTNLFDFEKASQGAGWIKELNEEHHTPETEEFGISSFVYRRNRPLHPERFMKWLENWPVDIVRAKGFFWLASRNHMAGILSQAGTSIMIQAAGEWVATYTAEEREQILKEEPELRAKWDEQFGDRINELVFIGIDMNEAEIIETLDGCLLTNEEMNQDWASLKDPLPKFTVSA from the coding sequence GTGAAAAAAATTCCCGTTACCGTCTTAAGCGGATACCTTGGTTCAGGTAAAACAACTCTTTTGAACCATATTTTAAAAAATAAAGAAGGTTTAAAGGTCGCGGTTATCGTCAATGACATGAGCGAAGTAAATATTGATGCAGATTTAGTTAAACAAGGCGGATTTTCTCGAACAGAAGAAAAACTAGTTGAAATGCAAAATGGCTGTATTTGCTGTACGCTTCGAGATGATTTAATGAAAGAAGTAGAACGCCTAGCTGATAATGGAGACATTGATTATATTGTAATTGAGTCATCTGGAATTAGCGAGCCTATCCCTGTTGCTCAAACATTTACTTATATTGATGAAGAGCTTGGCATTGATTTAACTCAGAAATGTTCGTTAGATACGATGGTGACTGTAGTAGATGCTAATCGCTTTTGGGAAGACTTTTCATCCGGCGAAAGCTTATTAGACCGCAAAGAAGGAACGGATGAAAACGATACGAGAGAAGTGGTTGATTTATTAATCGATCAAATTGAATTTGCAAACGTTATTTTGTTAAACAAAGTTGATTTGTTAACAAAAGATGATGCAAATGAGCTGCAAGCTGTTCTTCACAAATTAAACCCAGAAGCCACTATTATCCAAACGATTAATAGTGAGGTAAGCCTTGAGGCCATACTTCATACCAACTTATTTGACTTTGAAAAAGCTAGTCAAGGAGCCGGGTGGATTAAAGAACTAAATGAAGAACACCATACGCCTGAAACTGAAGAGTTTGGTATTTCTTCTTTTGTATACAGAAGGAATCGTCCCCTTCATCCTGAACGCTTTATGAAATGGCTAGAGAACTGGCCGGTTGATATTGTACGTGCAAAGGGATTTTTCTGGCTTGCTTCACGTAACCATATGGCAGGAATTCTTTCTCAAGCCGGTACGTCCATTATGATTCAAGCAGCGGGTGAATGGGTGGCGACGTACACAGCAGAGGAAAGAGAACAAATCTTAAAAGAAGAACCTGAATTACGTGCAAAATGGGATGAGCAATTTGGAGACCGTATTAACGAGCTTGTGTTCATTGGTATTGATATGAACGAAGCTGAAATTATTGAAACATTAGACGGTTGTTTGCTGACAAATGAGGAAATGAATCAAGATTGGGCTAGTCTCAAAGATCCTCTTCCGAAATTTACAGTAAGCGCGTAA
- a CDS encoding metal ABC transporter substrate-binding protein, giving the protein MKFKPLLMVLALGIGTSLAGCSSSSANNASDNKNKKLEVYTTIYPLQDFTEKIGGKYVEAKSILPTGVDAHSFEPTTKTMVKIANADAFVYSGIGLEGFADKAQSTLKNEDVALVEAAKGIELAKSSEDEHAHEDEHAHEEEHNHGDTDPHVWLDPILAIQLAENIKNELVELKPDKKAEFEKNFQALKAQLEDVDQELNTTIGDAPHKEILVSHAAYGYWEKRYGLKQISVAGLSPTNEPSQKQLENIVKQAKQDNIKYFIFDQNLKPKVSTLVKNEVGAQALTLHNLESLTKDDVKNKEDYFSIMQHNIDTLKKALY; this is encoded by the coding sequence ATGAAATTCAAACCACTTTTAATGGTGCTTGCATTAGGAATTGGAACATCCCTTGCAGGGTGCAGTTCAAGCAGTGCAAATAACGCATCTGATAATAAAAACAAAAAATTAGAAGTTTATACAACAATTTACCCTTTACAGGACTTTACTGAAAAAATCGGTGGAAAATATGTAGAAGCTAAAAGTATTTTACCAACCGGTGTAGATGCTCACTCATTTGAACCTACAACAAAAACAATGGTCAAAATCGCAAACGCGGACGCATTCGTTTACTCAGGAATTGGACTTGAAGGTTTTGCAGATAAAGCACAATCTACACTAAAAAATGAAGATGTAGCTTTAGTAGAAGCTGCAAAAGGAATTGAATTAGCAAAGAGTTCTGAAGATGAGCATGCCCACGAGGACGAACATGCTCATGAAGAAGAGCATAACCACGGAGATACAGACCCTCACGTTTGGCTTGATCCTATTTTAGCTATTCAATTAGCAGAAAATATTAAAAATGAACTTGTTGAATTAAAACCGGATAAAAAAGCAGAATTTGAAAAGAACTTCCAAGCGTTAAAAGCTCAGCTTGAAGATGTAGACCAAGAGCTAAACACAACGATTGGCGACGCACCTCATAAAGAAATTTTAGTATCACATGCAGCTTACGGCTACTGGGAAAAAAGATACGGCTTAAAGCAAATTAGCGTAGCGGGTTTATCCCCTACAAATGAACCGTCTCAAAAACAATTAGAAAACATCGTAAAACAGGCAAAACAAGACAACATCAAATACTTTATTTTTGATCAAAATTTAAAACCTAAAGTGTCTACGCTTGTTAAAAACGAAGTGGGAGCTCAAGCTTTGACACTTCATAACTTAGAGTCATTAACGAAAGACGATGTTAAAAATAAGGAAGATTATTTCTCCATTATGCAACACAATATTGATACGTTGAAAAAAGCATTATATTAA
- a CDS encoding type B 50S ribosomal protein L31, with the protein MKTNIHPDYRKVVFMDTNSGTSFLSGSTKQSNETVQWEDGNTYPLLKVEISSDTHPFYTGKQKFADKGGRVERFKHKYKLQ; encoded by the coding sequence ATGAAAACAAATATTCATCCAGACTATCGCAAAGTTGTATTTATGGATACAAATAGCGGAACATCATTTTTATCAGGTTCTACAAAACAATCAAATGAGACCGTTCAATGGGAAGATGGCAACACATATCCGCTTTTAAAAGTTGAAATCAGTTCAGATACACATCCATTTTATACAGGAAAACAAAAATTTGCTGATAAAGGCGGCCGTGTAGAACGCTTTAAGCACAAATATAAATTACAATAA
- a CDS encoding cytochrome ubiquinol oxidase subunit I: protein MDHLVTARSMFGLNMGVHIIFATLGVGIPLMILLAEILYYKTKDKDYELMAQRWTKGAAVLLGVAIPTGTIAGVQLALLWPGFMEIVGKVMALPFQIEIYAFFIEALFLSIYVYAADRISRKMRIISLILVAIGALASAVLITNVHAFEGTPAGFRILNGEIASVDPWAAFFNPSFFVTSGHVAVSAYTTGGFVIASVAAFKMLRARKHNPREYKFHHKALMMGLVIGGIFSFVTALNGHESMQKVYEYQPEKLAAAEGLFETQDHAPLALGGFTDEKEQRVKYGIEFPWMLSFLSGNSFGTVITGLNDFPRDYWPPLFVHTLFNGMVIIGSILILVALVGIVWHKFLKKKSFPEIFMWAFVATGPLAIMGIEFGWIFACTGRQPWVIYRIMRTSEAVTTSANLHILFFLFLLVYIVLVAAVALVLVFYFRRNPLSKELAAQAD, encoded by the coding sequence ATGGATCATTTAGTTACTGCACGTTCAATGTTTGGTCTAAACATGGGAGTACATATTATTTTTGCCACTCTTGGCGTCGGCATTCCTCTCATGATTTTATTGGCTGAAATTCTTTACTACAAAACAAAAGATAAAGATTATGAACTTATGGCACAGCGCTGGACAAAAGGAGCCGCTGTCCTCCTTGGAGTCGCAATTCCTACGGGAACGATTGCTGGTGTTCAATTAGCGTTGCTTTGGCCAGGTTTTATGGAAATCGTAGGAAAAGTAATGGCTCTTCCCTTTCAAATTGAAATTTATGCTTTCTTTATTGAAGCACTTTTCCTCTCTATTTATGTATACGCAGCGGACCGTATTTCTCGAAAAATGCGGATTATTAGTCTGATTTTAGTGGCAATAGGAGCTCTTGCCTCTGCCGTTTTAATTACAAACGTGCACGCATTTGAAGGAACACCTGCTGGATTTCGAATTTTAAATGGAGAAATTGCAAGCGTAGATCCTTGGGCAGCTTTCTTTAATCCTAGTTTCTTTGTAACGTCTGGCCACGTAGCCGTTTCTGCCTATACAACCGGAGGCTTTGTCATTGCTTCAGTGGCTGCCTTTAAAATGCTTCGTGCGCGAAAACATAATCCAAGAGAATATAAATTTCATCATAAAGCGTTGATGATGGGATTGGTAATTGGCGGAATCTTTTCTTTTGTGACGGCTTTGAATGGACATGAATCCATGCAAAAAGTATACGAATATCAACCTGAAAAACTTGCAGCGGCTGAAGGACTATTTGAAACGCAAGACCACGCTCCATTAGCTTTAGGGGGATTTACGGATGAAAAAGAACAGCGAGTCAAGTATGGGATTGAGTTTCCTTGGATGCTTAGCTTCTTGTCAGGTAATAGCTTTGGCACAGTGATTACTGGACTTAATGACTTCCCTAGAGATTATTGGCCGCCGCTTTTCGTGCATACTTTGTTTAACGGTATGGTAATTATCGGATCAATTTTAATTTTAGTGGCGCTAGTGGGCATTGTTTGGCACAAGTTTTTAAAGAAGAAAAGCTTCCCGGAAATTTTCATGTGGGCATTTGTCGCAACTGGCCCTCTCGCTATTATGGGCATTGAATTCGGCTGGATTTTTGCATGTACAGGAAGACAACCTTGGGTCATTTACCGCATCATGCGTACATCAGAAGCGGTTACCACTTCTGCTAATTTGCATATTTTATTTTTTTTATTTTTGCTTGTTTATATCGTACTCGTGGCCGCTGTGGCCCTTGTGCTGGTATTTTATTTCAGACGAAACCCGCTTTCTAAAGAGCTTGCTGCGCAAGCAGATTAA
- a CDS encoding cytochrome d ubiquinol oxidase subunit II, giving the protein MADSLLAITVIWGFIFIYAVMGTMDFGAGFWSMVYINRTKTNATDVANRYLSPTWEVTNVFIVAIVVALFSFFPRATFTLGTVLLIPGSIILLLLSIRSGFLVFSHYASSFKYRRALVYISGISGVLIPAFLIAVLPVSQGGFIDIIDGTQQLNLAKVFSSPHVYSFIGFAISSSLFLSSLLLADYSKSSDEMEAYAVYRRDALITGPLSLLMAIFIMITMKSEASWLYDKMMQFKPLLYGSVGLFVVAGIALLLPSQRGKGMPRLAVVSIILQYFLASYVYGRSHLPYVVYPNVTIENGFTHPDAFHSLFIVYIVGFAILFPGFFYFWRLFMKDNKEYSKKKPY; this is encoded by the coding sequence ATGGCTGATTCATTACTAGCAATTACTGTAATATGGGGCTTCATTTTTATCTATGCCGTAATGGGGACGATGGACTTTGGAGCTGGCTTTTGGTCGATGGTATATATTAATCGTACGAAAACAAATGCTACAGATGTAGCAAACAGATATCTATCGCCTACTTGGGAAGTAACCAATGTATTTATCGTTGCGATTGTTGTTGCGCTGTTTAGCTTTTTTCCTCGAGCTACATTTACGCTTGGAACAGTGTTACTAATACCCGGAAGTATCATTTTACTTCTCTTATCTATTCGAAGCGGTTTTTTAGTGTTTTCACATTATGCTAGCAGTTTTAAATATCGGAGAGCATTGGTTTATATATCCGGTATATCTGGCGTTTTAATTCCTGCTTTTTTAATCGCTGTACTGCCAGTAAGTCAAGGTGGATTTATTGATATAATTGACGGAACGCAGCAATTAAATTTAGCAAAAGTATTTTCAAGTCCACACGTTTATTCATTTATCGGATTTGCCATCAGTTCTTCGCTGTTTCTGTCGTCTTTGTTATTAGCAGATTACTCGAAGTCATCTGACGAAATGGAAGCTTATGCGGTCTATCGGCGTGATGCACTCATTACAGGACCTCTTTCGCTGCTAATGGCTATCTTTATTATGATTACAATGAAATCAGAAGCAAGCTGGTTATACGATAAAATGATGCAGTTTAAGCCCCTTCTTTACGGGTCTGTAGGTTTATTTGTAGTAGCTGGCATTGCCTTGCTCCTGCCTTCTCAAAGAGGAAAAGGAATGCCTCGTTTAGCCGTGGTATCCATTATCCTTCAATATTTCTTAGCAAGTTACGTATACGGGCGAAGCCATTTACCTTATGTTGTCTATCCAAACGTAACGATTGAGAATGGATTTACACATCCCGATGCGTTTCATTCTTTATTTATTGTGTATATTGTTGGCTTTGCTATTTTATTTCCTGGATTCTTTTATTTCTGGCGTCTATTTATGAAAGATAATAAAGAATATAGCAAAAAGAAGCCATATTAA
- a CDS encoding flavodoxin — protein sequence MKEILLAYASMSGNTEAIADLIEEELVKRGLHVKRAEVYDIDASDLVSAESIIFGAYTWGDGELPDDFLDLYDEMDNMDFSQKQVAVFGSGDSSYDIFCGAVDLIEEKIKERNGNVIVPGLKIELSPFGEDVEKCKMFARDFVEVVAKSAAS from the coding sequence ATGAAGGAAATCTTACTAGCCTATGCGAGTATGTCAGGCAACACAGAAGCGATAGCCGATTTGATTGAAGAAGAATTAGTTAAACGTGGATTGCATGTGAAACGAGCAGAAGTATATGACATCGATGCTTCCGATCTTGTATCCGCAGAATCTATTATCTTTGGAGCTTATACGTGGGGAGACGGAGAGCTGCCAGATGATTTTTTAGATCTTTATGATGAAATGGATAACATGGATTTCAGCCAAAAGCAGGTGGCTGTCTTTGGTTCAGGTGATTCATCATATGATATTTTTTGCGGAGCGGTTGATTTGATTGAAGAAAAAATAAAGGAACGAAATGGAAATGTAATCGTTCCTGGTTTAAAAATCGAGCTCTCTCCGTTTGGCGAAGACGTAGAAAAATGTAAAATGTTTGCTAGAGATTTTGTTGAAGTAGTAGCAAAATCTGCTGCTTCATAA
- a CDS encoding DUF2325 domain-containing protein translates to MSSVMVVGGDRLKHITDRLAGEGFNEVIHLDGRKSNMVKREIPEHIGFVLVITDFINHNMAKVIKEKAKKQQKPIYFVKHSWSAIRKVIEQIS, encoded by the coding sequence ATGTCATCAGTTATGGTTGTAGGAGGAGACAGGTTAAAGCATATTACAGATCGTCTAGCGGGAGAAGGGTTTAATGAAGTGATTCATTTAGATGGACGTAAAAGCAATATGGTTAAAAGAGAAATCCCTGAACATATTGGGTTTGTATTAGTTATTACGGATTTTATTAATCACAATATGGCAAAAGTCATTAAAGAGAAAGCAAAAAAACAGCAAAAACCGATTTATTTTGTCAAACATTCATGGAGTGCTATTCGTAAAGTGATTGAACAGATTTCATGA
- a CDS encoding DUF1540 domain-containing protein gives MEQNILCEVNNCHFWKNGNHCSAEEIYVVSHSGKHAASSYETDCKTFKPTEA, from the coding sequence TTGGAACAAAACATTCTTTGTGAAGTAAATAACTGTCACTTTTGGAAAAATGGAAATCACTGCAGCGCAGAAGAAATTTACGTGGTAAGTCATAGCGGAAAACATGCAGCAAGCAGCTATGAAACAGACTGTAAAACGTTCAAGCCAACTGAAGCGTAA
- a CDS encoding ribonucleotide-diphosphate reductase subunit beta: MTSMLKRELMNETAPNRSTGIINGKSSNILNWDDVRFSWAFPKYKRMLANFWTPFEINMGQDIKQFPQLTADEQESFLKIIGLLALLDSIQSDYASKVADYVTDSSINALMIILAQQEVVHNHSYSYVLSSLVPKGKQDEVFEYWRTDEKLRARNDFITNGYKAFSEEATVENFLKSMVYDVILEGLFFYSGFAFFYNLARNQKMVATSTMINYINRDEQLHVGLFEKIFKEVLNENPAYRTEELETFVVETFQEAARLEIEWAESVIGEKFDGITMKELQQYIEYMANKRCNQLGFGRAAFPEAPIENPLRWIIAYQEVDLGKTDFFEQKSRQYTKASDANGFDDL; this comes from the coding sequence ATGACAAGCATGTTAAAACGAGAATTAATGAACGAAACAGCTCCGAACCGCTCGACAGGAATTATCAACGGCAAGAGCTCAAATATTCTAAACTGGGATGACGTCCGATTTTCATGGGCGTTCCCTAAATACAAGCGTATGCTAGCTAATTTCTGGACGCCGTTTGAAATTAATATGGGTCAAGATATTAAGCAGTTCCCTCAGCTAACGGCTGACGAACAAGAGAGCTTTTTGAAAATTATTGGCTTGCTTGCGCTACTGGACAGTATTCAATCGGATTATGCTAGCAAAGTAGCTGACTATGTAACCGATTCTTCGATTAATGCTCTAATGATTATTTTAGCGCAGCAAGAAGTGGTTCATAATCATTCGTATTCATATGTATTATCAAGTCTTGTACCAAAAGGAAAACAAGATGAAGTATTTGAATACTGGCGTACAGATGAAAAGCTTCGAGCTCGAAATGACTTTATTACAAATGGATATAAAGCATTTAGCGAAGAAGCAACGGTTGAAAACTTTTTGAAGTCTATGGTATATGATGTTATTTTAGAAGGCCTTTTCTTCTATAGCGGATTTGCGTTCTTCTATAATCTTGCGAGAAATCAAAAGATGGTGGCGACATCTACGATGATTAACTATATCAATCGTGATGAACAGCTGCACGTTGGGTTATTTGAAAAGATTTTCAAGGAAGTACTAAATGAAAATCCAGCTTATCGTACAGAGGAGCTGGAAACGTTTGTAGTTGAAACGTTCCAAGAGGCAGCCCGTCTTGAAATTGAATGGGCGGAATCTGTTATTGGGGAAAAATTTGACGGCATCACCATGAAAGAGCTTCAGCAGTATATTGAATATATGGCTAATAAACGCTGTAATCAGTTAGGCTTCGGTCGAGCTGCTTTCCCAGAAGCACCGATTGAAAATCCTCTTCGTTGGATTATTGCTTATCAAGAGGTAGATTTAGGAAAAACTGATTTCTTTGAACAGAAATCAAGACAATATACAAAAGCATCAGATGCGAATGGATTTGATGATCTATAA
- a CDS encoding ribonucleoside-diphosphate reductase subunit alpha: MVNTLKPTILHELTAYIERLKKEFTQLDFSLYEEKVIQTVTVKENMTDEKVANVLILAALERISMEEPDWTYVAADVYLNELYRKAADNRGYDKKEKYGSFYQLIQELTKIGIYNKQLLKTYTEEEINEIASVIIPERDRLFTYIGLLTLADRYLATSHDKRVYELPQERFLIIAMTLMSQEKKENRTALVKEAYWALSSLYMTVATPTLSNAGKSYGQLSSCFIDTIDDSLRGIYDSNTDLATLSKNGGGIGVYLGHIRSRGSDIKGFKGVSSGTIPWMKQLNNTAVSVDQLGQRQGAIAVYLDVWHKDIFSFLDARLNNGDERQRTHDLFTGVCLPDLFMEKVEAREDWHLFDPHEVRTLMGYSLEDFYDEEEGSGSFRTRYAECVNNEQLSRETVPAIEIFKRIMISQLETGTPYMFYRDTVNRANQNRHAGMIYCSNLCTEITQNQSTTVVTEEITEDGKIIITKNPGDFVVCNLSSINLARAVTEDVLERLIPIQVRMLDNVIELNDLPVLQAKLTNQKYRAVGLGTFGWNHLLALKKIAWETDEAVAYCDELYEQISYLTVQASMNLAKEKGAYPLFKGSDFESGAYFETREYTSEAWNELRNEVQSNGIRNGYLMAVAPNSSTSIIAGSTASIDPIFRKFYSEEKKNYKIPVTAPDLSPATNWYYKSVYLIDQHWSIKQNAKRQRHIDQSISFNLYVQNDIRAKELLDLHMTAWKEKLKTTYYVRSTSSEVIEECESCHS, encoded by the coding sequence ATGGTGAATACATTAAAGCCTACAATTCTACATGAATTAACTGCATATATTGAACGTTTAAAAAAAGAATTTACGCAGCTTGATTTTTCTTTGTATGAGGAAAAGGTTATTCAAACTGTTACAGTAAAGGAAAATATGACGGACGAAAAGGTTGCAAACGTACTAATTTTGGCAGCCCTAGAGCGTATTTCAATGGAAGAACCAGATTGGACGTACGTAGCGGCAGACGTCTACTTAAACGAACTATATCGAAAAGCAGCGGACAACCGAGGCTATGATAAAAAAGAGAAGTACGGTTCGTTTTATCAGCTTATTCAAGAATTAACAAAAATCGGCATTTATAATAAACAACTATTAAAAACATATACAGAAGAAGAAATTAATGAAATTGCTTCAGTCATTATTCCTGAACGCGATCGTTTATTTACATACATTGGATTGTTGACATTAGCAGATCGCTATTTAGCGACATCGCATGATAAGCGCGTATACGAACTACCGCAAGAACGTTTTCTTATCATTGCTATGACGCTGATGTCTCAAGAAAAGAAAGAAAATCGAACAGCATTAGTAAAAGAAGCATACTGGGCGCTTTCTAGTCTATATATGACGGTTGCTACCCCAACACTTTCAAACGCAGGAAAGAGCTATGGACAGCTATCTAGCTGCTTTATTGATACGATTGATGACAGCTTACGCGGTATTTACGATAGCAATACAGATTTGGCCACACTTAGTAAAAATGGAGGCGGAATTGGTGTATACCTCGGTCATATTAGAAGCCGAGGAAGTGATATAAAAGGTTTTAAAGGCGTATCATCAGGAACAATTCCATGGATGAAACAGCTAAATAATACGGCTGTAAGTGTCGATCAGCTAGGTCAACGACAAGGAGCTATTGCCGTATATTTAGACGTATGGCATAAAGACATCTTTTCATTCTTAGACGCGCGTTTGAACAATGGTGACGAACGCCAGCGCACGCATGATTTATTCACTGGCGTATGTTTGCCAGATTTGTTTATGGAAAAAGTAGAAGCACGTGAAGACTGGCATTTATTCGATCCTCACGAAGTTCGTACGCTGATGGGCTACTCGTTAGAAGATTTTTATGATGAAGAAGAAGGCAGCGGTTCGTTCCGCACTCGTTACGCTGAGTGTGTAAATAATGAACAGCTTTCAAGAGAAACAGTACCTGCTATTGAAATCTTCAAGCGCATTATGATTTCGCAGCTTGAAACCGGAACGCCTTATATGTTCTATCGTGATACGGTTAACCGAGCTAATCAAAACCGCCACGCGGGCATGATTTACTGCAGCAACTTATGTACAGAAATCACGCAAAACCAAAGTACAACGGTAGTAACAGAGGAAATTACGGAAGACGGAAAAATTATCATTACAAAGAATCCGGGCGATTTTGTCGTATGTAATCTTTCTTCTATTAACTTAGCTAGAGCCGTAACTGAAGATGTGCTTGAACGTTTAATTCCAATTCAAGTACGCATGCTTGATAATGTTATTGAGCTAAATGATTTGCCGGTACTTCAAGCAAAGCTAACGAATCAAAAGTACCGCGCAGTGGGGCTTGGCACATTTGGTTGGAACCATTTGCTTGCCTTAAAGAAAATAGCATGGGAGACAGATGAAGCGGTAGCATATTGCGATGAATTGTATGAACAAATTTCTTACTTAACCGTCCAGGCAAGCATGAACTTAGCTAAAGAAAAAGGCGCATATCCATTATTTAAAGGCTCAGATTTTGAGTCAGGCGCTTATTTTGAAACACGTGAATACACAAGCGAGGCGTGGAATGAACTGCGTAACGAAGTTCAAAGCAATGGGATAAGAAATGGATACTTAATGGCTGTAGCACCTAATTCATCAACATCTATTATCGCCGGTTCTACTGCAAGTATTGATCCGATTTTCCGTAAGTTTTATTCAGAGGAAAAGAAAAATTATAAAATTCCGGTGACGGCACCAGATTTATCACCAGCAACAAACTGGTATTATAAGTCCGTTTATTTAATTGATCAGCACTGGAGCATTAAGCAAAATGCAAAGCGACAGCGCCATATTGATCAATCCATTTCATTCAACTTATATGTACAAAACGATATCCGAGCAAAAGAGTTACTGGATCTTCATATGACGGCATGGAAAGAAAAATTAAAAACGACCTACTACGTACGTTCAACATCAAGTGAAGTCATTGAAGAATGTGAAAGCTGTCATAGTTAA